The Bacteroidota bacterium genome includes a region encoding these proteins:
- a CDS encoding PQQ-dependent sugar dehydrogenase, whose translation MKFFILLFCLIFSFELYCQPVLQLEEFASGFTKPVGLIDAGDERVFAICQDGFLRIIRPDGTVDPVPFLDISDRVESIYNAHGFLGAVFHPDYATNGYFYVNYINNDENSVISRFSVDPADPDLADASSEEILLIVEQPYRVHKAGDMHFGPDGYLYFPLGDGGVVTDGEPGDPDNRAQNPQTYLGKMLRIDVDGILPYEIPNTNPFYGAVDTLNEIWAIGLRNPWRFSFDKLTGDMWLPDVGHDFWEEINYEPAGSTGGNNYGWRCYESNAEYNFDSCDAGVDYTFPLFEYPHNDSTGGYSVTGGYVYRGALFPGMQGIYFCCDYVTGNFYTYKYDDVMGWISNIYPSLLFGVVSFGEDNAGELYCVVRETGIIYKLKDLCPLVNVTETIVNTDCVEAMNGSINLLVDGAIEPYEINWSTGDSTLFVDSLLNGSYLVTITDSLGCNTNETFEVLLNPEPVIIITLDGGEFYAGEGESYQWYFNGEIIDGATEDHYYSPVGGLYSVTVTFENGCTFYSEDFDWLGIGIESFENNNELIIFPNPVENFINIEEADILSNYAIYNMSGQLMQLGKLKVQFINSADLPGGIYRLIILSDESFRAGNFVKI comes from the coding sequence ATGAAATTTTTTATTTTACTGTTTTGTCTGATCTTTAGTTTTGAACTTTATTGTCAACCGGTATTACAACTCGAAGAATTTGCAAGCGGATTCACAAAACCTGTTGGATTAATTGATGCGGGAGATGAACGTGTTTTTGCAATTTGTCAGGATGGTTTTTTGAGAATAATCAGACCGGATGGAACGGTTGATCCGGTTCCATTTTTAGATATAAGTGATAGAGTGGAATCTATTTATAATGCACATGGTTTTTTAGGTGCGGTTTTTCATCCTGATTATGCAACGAACGGATATTTTTATGTGAATTATATTAATAATGATGAGAATTCTGTCATTTCCAGATTTTCTGTTGATCCGGCTGATCCTGATCTTGCAGATGCAAGTTCCGAAGAAATATTATTAATTGTAGAACAACCATATAGAGTTCATAAAGCCGGCGACATGCATTTTGGTCCCGATGGATATTTATATTTTCCATTAGGAGATGGGGGAGTGGTAACGGATGGTGAACCCGGTGATCCAGATAATCGTGCACAAAATCCGCAAACCTATTTAGGAAAAATGTTGCGCATTGATGTGGATGGAATTTTACCTTATGAAATTCCAAATACAAATCCTTTTTATGGAGCTGTGGATACCTTAAATGAAATTTGGGCAATTGGTTTACGAAATCCCTGGAGATTTTCGTTTGATAAATTGACGGGTGATATGTGGTTGCCGGATGTTGGTCATGATTTTTGGGAAGAAATTAATTATGAACCTGCCGGATCTACCGGTGGAAATAATTATGGCTGGAGATGTTACGAATCGAATGCCGAATATAATTTTGATAGTTGTGATGCAGGCGTTGATTATACTTTTCCATTATTCGAATATCCGCACAACGATTCTACGGGTGGATATTCCGTTACTGGTGGATATGTTTACAGAGGTGCTTTGTTTCCCGGAATGCAGGGAATTTATTTTTGCTGCGATTATGTCACCGGAAATTTTTATACTTATAAATATGATGATGTAATGGGTTGGATCTCCAATATTTATCCTTCCTTATTATTTGGTGTGGTTTCTTTTGGGGAAGATAATGCAGGTGAATTATATTGTGTTGTGCGCGAAACGGGAATTATTTATAAATTGAAAGATCTTTGTCCGCTCGTGAATGTGACAGAAACAATAGTTAATACTGATTGTGTAGAAGCAATGAATGGTAGCATAAATTTACTTGTTGATGGCGCAATTGAACCTTATGAAATTAATTGGTCGACAGGAGATAGCACTTTATTTGTTGATTCTTTGTTGAATGGAAGTTATCTTGTAACTATTACCGATTCACTTGGTTGTAATACAAATGAAACATTTGAAGTTTTATTAAATCCGGAACCTGTGATCATAATTACTTTGGATGGAGGTGAATTTTATGCAGGGGAAGGGGAAAGTTATCAGTGGTATTTTAATGGAGAAATTATTGATGGAGCAACGGAAGATCATTATTATTCACCAGTTGGAGGATTATATTCTGTTACCGTAACTTTTGAAAATGGATGTACATTTTATAGCGAAGATTTTGATTGGCTTGGTATTGGAATTGAAAGTTTTGAAAACAATAATGAATTAATAATTTTTCCAAATCCGGTTGAAAATTTTATAAATATTGAGGAAGCGGATATTTTATCAAATTATGCAATTTATAATATGTCGGGACAATTAATGCAATTAGGTAAACTCAAGGTCCAATTCATAAATAGTGCAGACCTGCCAGGTGGAATTTATCGTTTAATTATTTTGTCGGATGAGAGTTTCAGAGCGGGAAATTTTGTAAAAATTTAA